One window of the Daphnia pulex isolate KAP4 chromosome 8, ASM2113471v1 genome contains the following:
- the LOC124200946 gene encoding guanine nucleotide-binding protein G(q) subunit alpha isoform X7, with protein sequence MPSLTTFNCVGRSLVDQLSCCFQRRDMDGNPRQPSLVPPLLAIPALKPKKSRIRMDVVMLLQGTGESGKSTFIKQMRIIHGAGYSDEDKRGFIKLVYQNIFMAMQSMIRAMDMLHISYGDSPNIEKAELVRSVDYETVTTFESPYVEAIRDLWRDAGIQECYDRRREYQLTDSAKYYLEALDRIAAPDYLPTQQDILRVRVPTTGIIEYPFDLQEIRFRMVDVGGQRSERRKWIHCFENVTSIIFLVALSEYDQILFESDNENRMEESKALFRTIITYPWFQHSSVILFLNKKDLLEEKIIYSHIVDYFPEYDGPQRDAIAAREFILRMFVDLNPDSDKIIYSHFTCATDTENIRFVFAAVKDTILQLNLREYNLV encoded by the exons ATGCCCAGCTTGACAACATTCAATTGTGTTGGTCGCTCTCTAGTGGATCAGCTCTCATGCTGCTTCCAGCGACGAGATATGGATGGCAATCCCAGACAGCCTTCACTCGTTCCGCCTTTACTAGCCATACCCGCGTTGAAACCGAAAAAGTCACGTATTAGAATGGACGTTGTGATGCTTTTACAGG GTACGGGAGAGTCGGGAAAATCGACCTTCATCAAGCAGATGCGCATCATTCACGGTGCCGGTTATTCTGACGAGGACAAACGGGGTTTTATCAAACTCGTCTATCAAAACATATTCATGGCTATGCAGAGCATGATACGAGCCATGGACATGCTTCACATCTCTTACGGAGACTCGCCTAATATA GAAAAAGCGGAACTAGTCCGGTCCGTCGACTACGAAACGGTCACAACTTTTGAAAGTCCTTATGTCGAAGCCATACGAGACTTGTGGAGGGATGCCGGCATTCAAGAGTGTTATGACCGGAGGCGTGAATATCAACTCACAGATTCTGCTAAATA CTATTTAGAAGCGCTAGACCGTATTGCCGCTCCGGATTATTTACCCACGCAACAAGATATTTTGCGCGTTCGTGTCCCCACGACGGGCATCATCGAATATCCATTTGACCTGCAGGAGATCCGCTTCAG AATGGTAGACGTGGGCGGACAGCGATCCGAGCGACGGAAATGGATTCACTGTTTTGAAAACGTCACTTCCATCATCTTCCTCGTTGCTCTAA GCGAGTACGATCAGATTCTTTTCGAATCAGACAACGAGAATCGAATGGAAGAATCCAAGGCTTTATTCCGTACTATCATCACGTATCCATGGTTCCAGCACTCGTCAGTCATCctctttttgaacaaaaaagatcTTCTAGAAGAGAAGATTATTTACTCCCACATAGTCGACTACTTCCCCGAATATGATG GACCACAGCGGGATGCCATAGCAGCTCGGGAGTTTATTTTACGGATGTTTGTCGACCTGAATCCCGATTCGGATAAAATCATCTACTCCCATTTTACGTGTGCTACAg ATACGGAGAATATTCGTTTTGTATTTGCCGCCGTTAAGGATACTATTCTGCAACTCAACTTGCGGGAGTACAATTTGGTGTGA
- the LOC124200946 gene encoding guanine nucleotide-binding protein G(q) subunit alpha isoform X4, with translation MACCLSEEAKEQRRINQEIEKQLRRDKQNARKELKLLLLGTGESGKSTFIKQMRIIHGAGYSDEDKRGFIKLVYQNIFMAMQSMIRAMDMLHISYGDSPNIEKAELVRSVDYETVTTFESPYVEAIRDLWRDAGIQECYDRRREYQLTDSAKYYLEALDRIAAPDYLPTQQDILRVRVPTTGIIEYPFDLQEIRFRMVDVGGQRSERRKWIHCFENVTSIIFLVALSEYDQILFESDNENRMEESKALFRTIITYPWFQHSSVILFLNKKDLLEEKIIYSHIVDYFPEYDGPQRDAIAAREFILRMFVDLNPDSDKIIYSHFTCATDTENIRFVFAAVKDTILQLNLREYNLV, from the exons ATGGCCTGCTGCCTGTCTGAAGAAGCCAAAGAACAACGACGGATAAaccaagaaattgaaaagcaGCTCCGAAGAGACAAACAGAATGCCAGAAAAGAACTCAAACTGCTCTTGCTTG GTACGGGAGAGTCGGGAAAATCGACCTTCATCAAGCAGATGCGCATCATTCACGGTGCCGGTTATTCTGACGAGGACAAACGGGGTTTTATCAAACTCGTCTATCAAAACATATTCATGGCTATGCAGAGCATGATACGAGCCATGGACATGCTTCACATCTCTTACGGAGACTCGCCTAATATA GAAAAAGCGGAACTAGTCCGGTCCGTCGACTACGAAACGGTCACAACTTTTGAAAGTCCTTATGTCGAAGCCATACGAGACTTGTGGAGGGATGCCGGCATTCAAGAGTGTTATGACCGGAGGCGTGAATATCAACTCACAGATTCTGCTAAATA CTATTTAGAAGCGCTAGACCGTATTGCCGCTCCGGATTATTTACCCACGCAACAAGATATTTTGCGCGTTCGTGTCCCCACGACGGGCATCATCGAATATCCATTTGACCTGCAGGAGATCCGCTTCAG AATGGTAGACGTGGGCGGACAGCGATCCGAGCGACGGAAATGGATTCACTGTTTTGAAAACGTCACTTCCATCATCTTCCTCGTTGCTCTAA GCGAGTACGATCAGATTCTTTTCGAATCAGACAACGAGAATCGAATGGAAGAATCCAAGGCTTTATTCCGTACTATCATCACGTATCCATGGTTCCAGCACTCGTCAGTCATCctctttttgaacaaaaaagatcTTCTAGAAGAGAAGATTATTTACTCCCACATAGTCGACTACTTCCCCGAATATGATG GACCACAGCGGGATGCCATAGCAGCTCGGGAGTTTATTTTACGGATGTTTGTCGACCTGAATCCCGATTCGGATAAAATCATCTACTCCCATTTTACGTGTGCTACAg ATACGGAGAATATTCGTTTTGTATTTGCCGCCGTTAAGGATACTATTCTGCAACTCAACTTGCGGGAGTACAATTTGGTGTGA
- the LOC124200946 gene encoding guanine nucleotide-binding protein G(q) subunit alpha isoform X5 — MACCLSEEAKEQRRINQEIEKQLRRDKQNARKELKLLLLGTGESGKSTFIKQMRIIHGAGYSDEDKRGFIKLVYQNIFMAMQSMIRAMDMLHISYGDSPNIEKAELVRSVDYETVTTFESPYVEAIRDLWRDAGIQECYDRRREYQLTDSAKYYLDDYERIVLPSYLPTEQDILRARIATTGIIEYPFDLDSILFRMVDVGGQRSERRKWIHCFENVTSIIFLVALSEYDQILFESDNENRMEESKALFRTIITYPWFQHSSVILFLNKKDLLEEKIIYSHIVDYFPEYDGPQRDAIAAREFILRMFVDLNPDSDKIIYSHFTCATDTENIRFVFAAVKDTILQLNLREYNLV, encoded by the exons ATGGCCTGCTGCCTGTCTGAAGAAGCCAAAGAACAACGACGGATAAaccaagaaattgaaaagcaGCTCCGAAGAGACAAACAGAATGCCAGAAAAGAACTCAAACTGCTCTTGCTTG GTACGGGAGAGTCGGGAAAATCGACCTTCATCAAGCAGATGCGCATCATTCACGGTGCCGGTTATTCTGACGAGGACAAACGGGGTTTTATCAAACTCGTCTATCAAAACATATTCATGGCTATGCAGAGCATGATACGAGCCATGGACATGCTTCACATCTCTTACGGAGACTCGCCTAATATA GAAAAAGCGGAACTAGTCCGGTCCGTCGACTACGAAACGGTCACAACTTTTGAAAGTCCTTATGTCGAAGCCATACGAGACTTGTGGAGGGATGCCGGCATTCAAGAGTGTTATGACCGGAGGCGTGAATATCAACTCACAGATTCTGCTAAATA CTATTTGGACGACTACGAACGGATTGTTCTTCCCAGTTATCTGCCAACTGAACAAGATATTCTTCGCGCTCGTATTGCCACTACGGGAATCATTGAATACCCGTTCGACTTGGATTCGATTCTTTTTCG AATGGTAGACGTGGGCGGACAGCGATCCGAGCGACGGAAATGGATTCACTGTTTTGAAAACGTCACTTCCATCATCTTCCTCGTTGCTCTAA GCGAGTACGATCAGATTCTTTTCGAATCAGACAACGAGAATCGAATGGAAGAATCCAAGGCTTTATTCCGTACTATCATCACGTATCCATGGTTCCAGCACTCGTCAGTCATCctctttttgaacaaaaaagatcTTCTAGAAGAGAAGATTATTTACTCCCACATAGTCGACTACTTCCCCGAATATGATG GACCACAGCGGGATGCCATAGCAGCTCGGGAGTTTATTTTACGGATGTTTGTCGACCTGAATCCCGATTCGGATAAAATCATCTACTCCCATTTTACGTGTGCTACAg ATACGGAGAATATTCGTTTTGTATTTGCCGCCGTTAAGGATACTATTCTGCAACTCAACTTGCGGGAGTACAATTTGGTGTGA
- the LOC124200946 gene encoding guanine nucleotide-binding protein G(q) subunit alpha isoform X1 — MPSLTTFNCVGRSLVDQLSCCFQRRDMDGNPRQPSLVPPLLAIPALKPKKSRIRMDVVMLLQGTGESGKSTFIKQMRIIHGAGYSDEDKRGFIKLVYQNIFMAMQSMIRAMDMLHISYGDSPNIEKAELVRSVDYETVTTFESPYVEAIRDLWRDAGIQECYDRRREYQLTDSAKYYLDDYERIVLPSYLPTEQDILRARIATTGIIEYPFDLDSILFRMVDVGGQRSERRKWIHCFENVTSIIFLVALSEYDQILFESDNENRMEESKALFRTIITYPWFQHSSVILFLNKKDLLEEKIIYSHIVDYFPEYDGPQRDAIAAREFILRMFVDLNPDSDKIIYSHFTCATDTENIRFVFAAVKDTILQLNLREYNLV; from the exons ATGCCCAGCTTGACAACATTCAATTGTGTTGGTCGCTCTCTAGTGGATCAGCTCTCATGCTGCTTCCAGCGACGAGATATGGATGGCAATCCCAGACAGCCTTCACTCGTTCCGCCTTTACTAGCCATACCCGCGTTGAAACCGAAAAAGTCACGTATTAGAATGGACGTTGTGATGCTTTTACAGG GTACGGGAGAGTCGGGAAAATCGACCTTCATCAAGCAGATGCGCATCATTCACGGTGCCGGTTATTCTGACGAGGACAAACGGGGTTTTATCAAACTCGTCTATCAAAACATATTCATGGCTATGCAGAGCATGATACGAGCCATGGACATGCTTCACATCTCTTACGGAGACTCGCCTAATATA GAAAAAGCGGAACTAGTCCGGTCCGTCGACTACGAAACGGTCACAACTTTTGAAAGTCCTTATGTCGAAGCCATACGAGACTTGTGGAGGGATGCCGGCATTCAAGAGTGTTATGACCGGAGGCGTGAATATCAACTCACAGATTCTGCTAAATA CTATTTGGACGACTACGAACGGATTGTTCTTCCCAGTTATCTGCCAACTGAACAAGATATTCTTCGCGCTCGTATTGCCACTACGGGAATCATTGAATACCCGTTCGACTTGGATTCGATTCTTTTTCG AATGGTAGACGTGGGCGGACAGCGATCCGAGCGACGGAAATGGATTCACTGTTTTGAAAACGTCACTTCCATCATCTTCCTCGTTGCTCTAA GCGAGTACGATCAGATTCTTTTCGAATCAGACAACGAGAATCGAATGGAAGAATCCAAGGCTTTATTCCGTACTATCATCACGTATCCATGGTTCCAGCACTCGTCAGTCATCctctttttgaacaaaaaagatcTTCTAGAAGAGAAGATTATTTACTCCCACATAGTCGACTACTTCCCCGAATATGATG GACCACAGCGGGATGCCATAGCAGCTCGGGAGTTTATTTTACGGATGTTTGTCGACCTGAATCCCGATTCGGATAAAATCATCTACTCCCATTTTACGTGTGCTACAg ATACGGAGAATATTCGTTTTGTATTTGCCGCCGTTAAGGATACTATTCTGCAACTCAACTTGCGGGAGTACAATTTGGTGTGA
- the LOC124200946 gene encoding guanine nucleotide-binding protein G(q) subunit alpha isoform X2 — translation MPSLTTFNCVGRSLVDQLSCCFQRRDMDGNPRQPSLVPPLLAIPALKPKKSRIRMDVVMLLQGTGESGKSTFIKQMRIIHGAGYSDEDKRGFIKLVYQNIFMAMQSMIRAMDMLHISYGDSPNIEKAELVRSVDYETVTTFESPYVEAIRDLWRDAGIQECYDRRREYQLTDSAKYYLEALDRIAAPDYLPTQQDILRVRVPTTGIIEYPFDLQEIRFRMVDVGGQRSERRKWIHCFENVTSIIFLVALSEYDQILFESDNENRMEESKALFRTIITYPWFQHSSVILFLNKKDLLEEKIIYSHIVDYFPEYDGPKQDHVSAREYILKMYMAMNPDPDRSCYSHFTVATDTENIKLVFCAVKDTIMQTALKEYNLA, via the exons ATGCCCAGCTTGACAACATTCAATTGTGTTGGTCGCTCTCTAGTGGATCAGCTCTCATGCTGCTTCCAGCGACGAGATATGGATGGCAATCCCAGACAGCCTTCACTCGTTCCGCCTTTACTAGCCATACCCGCGTTGAAACCGAAAAAGTCACGTATTAGAATGGACGTTGTGATGCTTTTACAGG GTACGGGAGAGTCGGGAAAATCGACCTTCATCAAGCAGATGCGCATCATTCACGGTGCCGGTTATTCTGACGAGGACAAACGGGGTTTTATCAAACTCGTCTATCAAAACATATTCATGGCTATGCAGAGCATGATACGAGCCATGGACATGCTTCACATCTCTTACGGAGACTCGCCTAATATA GAAAAAGCGGAACTAGTCCGGTCCGTCGACTACGAAACGGTCACAACTTTTGAAAGTCCTTATGTCGAAGCCATACGAGACTTGTGGAGGGATGCCGGCATTCAAGAGTGTTATGACCGGAGGCGTGAATATCAACTCACAGATTCTGCTAAATA CTATTTAGAAGCGCTAGACCGTATTGCCGCTCCGGATTATTTACCCACGCAACAAGATATTTTGCGCGTTCGTGTCCCCACGACGGGCATCATCGAATATCCATTTGACCTGCAGGAGATCCGCTTCAG AATGGTAGACGTGGGCGGACAGCGATCCGAGCGACGGAAATGGATTCACTGTTTTGAAAACGTCACTTCCATCATCTTCCTCGTTGCTCTAA GCGAGTACGATCAGATTCTTTTCGAATCAGACAACGAGAATCGAATGGAAGAATCCAAGGCTTTATTCCGTACTATCATCACGTATCCATGGTTCCAGCACTCGTCAGTCATCctctttttgaacaaaaaagatcTTCTAGAAGAGAAGATTATTTACTCCCACATAGTCGACTACTTCCCCGAATATGATG GACCCAAACAAGATCATGTCTCTGCACGCgaatacattttgaaaatgtacatGGCAATGAATCCAGATCCTGATCGAAGTTGCTATTCGCACTTCACTGTTGCCACag ATACTGAGAATATTAAGCTTGTGTTTTGTGCAGTCAAAGACACAATCATGCAGACTGCATTGAAAGAATACAATTTGGCTTAG
- the LOC124200946 gene encoding G protein alpha q subunit isoform X6, giving the protein MACCLSEEAKEQRRINQEIEKQLRRDKQNARKELKLLLLGTGESGKSTFIKQMRIIHGAGYSDEDKRGFIKLVYQNIFMAMQSMIRAMDMLHISYGDSPNIEKAELVRSVDYETVTTFESPYVEAIRDLWRDAGIQECYDRRREYQLTDSAKYYLDDYERIVLPSYLPTEQDILRARIATTGIIEYPFDLDSILFRMVDVGGQRSERRKWIHCFENVTSIIFLVALSEYDQILFESDNENRMEESKALFRTIITYPWFQHSSVILFLNKKDLLEEKIIYSHIVDYFPEYDGPKQDHVSAREYILKMYMAMNPDPDRSCYSHFTVATDTENIKLVFCAVKDTIMQTALKEYNLA; this is encoded by the exons ATGGCCTGCTGCCTGTCTGAAGAAGCCAAAGAACAACGACGGATAAaccaagaaattgaaaagcaGCTCCGAAGAGACAAACAGAATGCCAGAAAAGAACTCAAACTGCTCTTGCTTG GTACGGGAGAGTCGGGAAAATCGACCTTCATCAAGCAGATGCGCATCATTCACGGTGCCGGTTATTCTGACGAGGACAAACGGGGTTTTATCAAACTCGTCTATCAAAACATATTCATGGCTATGCAGAGCATGATACGAGCCATGGACATGCTTCACATCTCTTACGGAGACTCGCCTAATATA GAAAAAGCGGAACTAGTCCGGTCCGTCGACTACGAAACGGTCACAACTTTTGAAAGTCCTTATGTCGAAGCCATACGAGACTTGTGGAGGGATGCCGGCATTCAAGAGTGTTATGACCGGAGGCGTGAATATCAACTCACAGATTCTGCTAAATA CTATTTGGACGACTACGAACGGATTGTTCTTCCCAGTTATCTGCCAACTGAACAAGATATTCTTCGCGCTCGTATTGCCACTACGGGAATCATTGAATACCCGTTCGACTTGGATTCGATTCTTTTTCG AATGGTAGACGTGGGCGGACAGCGATCCGAGCGACGGAAATGGATTCACTGTTTTGAAAACGTCACTTCCATCATCTTCCTCGTTGCTCTAA GCGAGTACGATCAGATTCTTTTCGAATCAGACAACGAGAATCGAATGGAAGAATCCAAGGCTTTATTCCGTACTATCATCACGTATCCATGGTTCCAGCACTCGTCAGTCATCctctttttgaacaaaaaagatcTTCTAGAAGAGAAGATTATTTACTCCCACATAGTCGACTACTTCCCCGAATATGATG GACCCAAACAAGATCATGTCTCTGCACGCgaatacattttgaaaatgtacatGGCAATGAATCCAGATCCTGATCGAAGTTGCTATTCGCACTTCACTGTTGCCACag ATACTGAGAATATTAAGCTTGTGTTTTGTGCAGTCAAAGACACAATCATGCAGACTGCATTGAAAGAATACAATTTGGCTTAG
- the LOC124200946 gene encoding G protein alpha q subunit isoform X3, which produces MPSLTTFNCVGRSLVDQLSCCFQRRDMDGNPRQPSLVPPLLAIPALKPKKSRIRMDVVMLLQGTGESGKSTFIKQMRIIHGAGYSDEDKRGFIKLVYQNIFMAMQSMIRAMDMLHISYGDSPNIEKAELVRSVDYETVTTFESPYVEAIRDLWRDAGIQECYDRRREYQLTDSAKYYLDDYERIVLPSYLPTEQDILRARIATTGIIEYPFDLDSILFRMVDVGGQRSERRKWIHCFENVTSIIFLVALSEYDQILFESDNENRMEESKALFRTIITYPWFQHSSVILFLNKKDLLEEKIIYSHIVDYFPEYDGPKQDHVSAREYILKMYMAMNPDPDRSCYSHFTVATDTENIKLVFCAVKDTIMQTALKEYNLA; this is translated from the exons ATGCCCAGCTTGACAACATTCAATTGTGTTGGTCGCTCTCTAGTGGATCAGCTCTCATGCTGCTTCCAGCGACGAGATATGGATGGCAATCCCAGACAGCCTTCACTCGTTCCGCCTTTACTAGCCATACCCGCGTTGAAACCGAAAAAGTCACGTATTAGAATGGACGTTGTGATGCTTTTACAGG GTACGGGAGAGTCGGGAAAATCGACCTTCATCAAGCAGATGCGCATCATTCACGGTGCCGGTTATTCTGACGAGGACAAACGGGGTTTTATCAAACTCGTCTATCAAAACATATTCATGGCTATGCAGAGCATGATACGAGCCATGGACATGCTTCACATCTCTTACGGAGACTCGCCTAATATA GAAAAAGCGGAACTAGTCCGGTCCGTCGACTACGAAACGGTCACAACTTTTGAAAGTCCTTATGTCGAAGCCATACGAGACTTGTGGAGGGATGCCGGCATTCAAGAGTGTTATGACCGGAGGCGTGAATATCAACTCACAGATTCTGCTAAATA CTATTTGGACGACTACGAACGGATTGTTCTTCCCAGTTATCTGCCAACTGAACAAGATATTCTTCGCGCTCGTATTGCCACTACGGGAATCATTGAATACCCGTTCGACTTGGATTCGATTCTTTTTCG AATGGTAGACGTGGGCGGACAGCGATCCGAGCGACGGAAATGGATTCACTGTTTTGAAAACGTCACTTCCATCATCTTCCTCGTTGCTCTAA GCGAGTACGATCAGATTCTTTTCGAATCAGACAACGAGAATCGAATGGAAGAATCCAAGGCTTTATTCCGTACTATCATCACGTATCCATGGTTCCAGCACTCGTCAGTCATCctctttttgaacaaaaaagatcTTCTAGAAGAGAAGATTATTTACTCCCACATAGTCGACTACTTCCCCGAATATGATG GACCCAAACAAGATCATGTCTCTGCACGCgaatacattttgaaaatgtacatGGCAATGAATCCAGATCCTGATCGAAGTTGCTATTCGCACTTCACTGTTGCCACag ATACTGAGAATATTAAGCTTGTGTTTTGTGCAGTCAAAGACACAATCATGCAGACTGCATTGAAAGAATACAATTTGGCTTAG